The segment AAAGGCTAGGGCTAGAATGATACTTTTGTACAGTTTTGCTAATACGGAAGGAGCTTGCGTACTTGGCACTTCAAACAAATCTGAAATCCTGCTTGGTTATGGTACAAAACATGGGGACTCTGCCTCCGATATATATGTAATTGGTGATTTATTCAAAACTGAAGTTTGGAAAATGGCCGAGCTCTTAGGTCTTCCGGATGAAATTATTCAAAAAGCACCATCTGCAGAGCTAACTTCAGGCCAAACAGATGAGGAGGAGCTCGGCGCTTCATACATCGAAATCGACAAAACTCTTCAAGCCCTACTCAAGGAATGTGAAGACATCGACACTCCAAAAGAAATGAAGCGCACTCTCGAAGTCTTAATTGGAAAAGGCATGGACTCACTACTCGTTCGCAAAGTGGTAAAACTCATAGAGGATAACAGGCACAAATCGAAAACCCCACCTACAATAAACACCTAAAAATCAATCGAATTAAGAAATTCACCTGGAGTAAAAATATCCAAACCTGATAGGCGACTTACGTTTTCGTCTTTAATAAAATGTCTTATATCGAGAGTAAGTAGTGCATCGACATTTACACTTTTAGCGGACGCTAAAATATGAACATCATCAGGGTCTTTAATCCAACTTGAAGCGGTGTTTAATTCCTTCTTAGTAGGCTTCGGAAGAATTTTAACTTTACTGATCTTAAGCAAATCTCGAAAGATATTCAGATGCTCAATCGATTTTTTCTTTAACGTACGCTCAACTTCATCAACCACACATTCAGAGATAACCGCTTTACAAAAACTCATTTCACATAATTCAAAAATCTCCGCCGACGCACCAGTAGAAGAAAAAAGAGCGGCTACAACAACACTACTATCAATAAAAATAAGCATACATACAATTTAACTATTATGACGAATTTCATCTAACTCAATAAGCATCTCCTCAAGAGTGATACCTTTTTTCCTTGCCATTTCAGCACTTTTTTTAAGAAGATCTTGGGTTTTTAATTTTTGTGGGGTCAATATAACCGCTTTACCTGCCCATA is part of the Candidatus Peregrinibacteria bacterium genome and harbors:
- a CDS encoding NAD+ synthase: MQKKYEKIVKELTKFFNKNNFKKAVIGLSGGIDSSLVLKLAVDALRPENVVGILMPETGLTKEENITHAKGLADFFKVQTYIVPINSVLVPFNTTPWHPSKLAQMNTKARARMILLYSFANTEGACVLGTSNKSEILLGYGTKHGDSASDIYVIGDLFKTEVWKMAELLGLPDEIIQKAPSAELTSGQTDEEELGASYIEIDKTLQALLKECEDIDTPKEMKRTLEVLIGKGMDSLLVRKVVKLIEDNRHKSKTPPTINT
- a CDS encoding PIN domain-containing protein, whose protein sequence is MLIFIDSSVVVAALFSSTGASAEIFELCEMSFCKAVISECVVDEVERTLKKKSIEHLNIFRDLLKISKVKILPKPTKKELNTASSWIKDPDDVHILASAKSVNVDALLTLDIRHFIKDENVSRLSGLDIFTPGEFLNSIDF
- a CDS encoding AbrB/MazE/SpoVT family DNA-binding domain-containing protein translates to MNNITVRKKGQITLPANIREEMGIDEDEILSVTVWAGKAVILTPQKLKTQDLLKKSAEMARKKGITLEEMLIELDEIRHNS